TTGTTCTTTTGTTACCTTTTGTTACTTTCCTGTTGAAGATCTTGGTCTGTTTTCACACAAGCTGTCAGTAATTtgtatctaaaaatattttatttcattgagTAACAGACATAATTTATGGATCTGACTTAAAAATCTGTGTTTGTTCTCTACAATAGTAATGCAAAATTAAAGTGATTGTTATTATATCTGATATACATATGTTTTCAGCTGAGCAATTATTCCTCAATGGAGGGTGTTCTTTACTGTAAGCCTCACTTTGAGCAGCTCTTTAAGGAGTCTGGAAATTTCAACAAGAATTTTCAGTCACGTGAGTCTTCTTGTTTCACCAGATAAGattctttgtttgatttctCAATGGTTTCTATTCCATTGTTTAATGTgcaatatatttcattttcaacagcTGCGAAGTCAGCTGAGAAGTTAACTCCAGAGCTGGTAAATCTTCCGTGCAACCATTTGTACATTAGCTCCAAGTGGATAAATTTAAGATTGGGTATATATTATGTTGGTCAATGCCATCTCTGATTCTCAGTACCTTGTGTGGCTTTCAGACAAGGTCACCCAGCAAAGCTGCCAGCATGTTTTCTGGGACACAAGAGAAATGTGCAACCTGTGGTAAAACAGCTTATCCACTTGAGAAGGTGGGGTTCTAAGGTCTAAAAAAGAGGTTACCATGTTATGTTATTCTTCTTGAAAAGTTAcattccctttttccttttatttgctTGCTTTAGGttattatttttccattgtCTCATGTGAGATGGGTGCTATATTTAGTTCTTTGAGGTGTGGAAGTGTTACAGGTTCAAACTATCTTGTTGTTAATAGGTTCATCCACCTGATTGTTACTTGTCTAAGTCTTCTCATACTTTGTGTTTGGAGTAACTTTCCAATTAGGAAATGTAGTACAAGAGTTTGACTTTGATGTAGTTTCCTTCATATCTGTGACTGATTAAACctgtatatttatttataaacctTCTGATAAGGATCATACAGTAAGGGCTTGTATCATATTACAATCACTTAGGCAAAACCAACCCCCCTGTCTTCTCGTTTTGAAGTTTAGTCCGTATAGCTTGCTATGCTATTTCTGAAGGTTTGGTTACTGTGCCCTGGAGCTGTATCTGGGTAGGTGCACTGTTCTCCTTTCTGCTTTGGCCGCATGCCTAAGCTTACTGTTACACCATAACATCAATTAGGTATCGTTTTGAAATCAGAATATTGACACTGGCCACTTATCCATCTAGAACTTGTTTAACAAATTCTATAACATTTACCATTACAAACTTAAAACTTGAtgttgaagaaaagaaatgtaATCAAAGAAAACTTTGCGATAAAGCTCTAGCTCAAGAAGACAACCATATCTTTATCATCATGCTTTATTTCCAATATGTTTTGCCCTTCTTATATCTTCAGTTAGGAAATGACCTTTTGCTTCTCCAAGTTGTTATTTTGTCTAAACGGATACATTGATTGAAATGAACTAATCGTGGTCCATTATGATTATTTCTAGTATTTTGGTCAAATTTGATGCTCTTGCTGGAGTTTCATCTTACATGTTTGCCTTTCAATCTtgacttctttttcttttctaagaaATGTTGCTTAGGGAccttttattaatgatttttttaattataatcttCTCTGTAATTTTCATTATGTTCAACAATTACTTTGCAAATTTATAGTTAGTGATGGACTTGAGAAAACCAATGAACACAATGCATGAAACGTACAAGAATGATAACCTAGGTGCCTATGCAATTGGTAGGGCCTTGATGTAGGCTCACCTAGGTGTTGTGATGACTTCGGTTGCAGGTCAGAATGTTGACATTACAACAAAATTAGTGACTAGAAAATGAGGGTTCAGTCTTACAGTAGCTCCCTTATGTTGGAGCTCAAGTTGGCTTTGCCAAGTTTTCTCAGGTTAGCATCTTTCCTTTTGAAGGATCCAGGTGATACATAGCAAAATATTTTTGCCACCAGCCATCTCAACGCAAAACTGCTCCTCACTTGAGAGTTGAGATTGTGGACTTTTGGCTGATGATGTCTTCTCAATAGTGTTCACTGTATGAGGAGCTGAGCACAAGTTCAAATATTCAAAAGTGGTTTTGCCATGGTAAACTTGGTATGATTACCGTTGTACTTGGACCCAGTGGTATTAAGGTCTAATTCCCAGAAAACAAATGTTATCCATCAAAAAGAGGTATAGAGTCAAATGCTATTCATGTAACCAAATCTAAATTGTCAGTTTAAGACTTAGGAGATGCTGCTGCTGCTTTTTTATTTGATAGACTAGTGGCTAAGTCCttagattaagaaaatgacgTATGGGTTCAGAGTGGCTCCCAAAGTGATGGAGAAGTGAGCTAATGGAGCAATCACAATATATCTTCTTTTAAATTGGATCAAAAGACATGTTTGCTGATTCAACACTGACAGATGATAGCTCAACTGAGTGCTGTTGCTCTGCAAACTTGTTATATCTTCAGTTCCAGCTTATCAATCCAAAATAAAGGgcagaatttatttgaaaaaaaaaaatacaaattcaaatTATCTCTTCTACTAATACAAAGAGAAGTGATTAAAGCTTTAAAAAAGCGCAAATCTTATGTCAGGTTTTTGagtgaaaattttaatgtgTCTGTAGTTTCATATTCTTTAGAACAGAGTGCAAATTATGTTATTCAAGCTTTCTtccttgaaaatgaaaatattgttgGAAATGCTCATTTGCTTTGATTAGcattatatgaaatatattcaaaattttcaggtAACCGTGGAGAGCCAGGCTTATCACAAATCATGTTTCAAGTGCTCCCATGGTGGCTGCCCAATATCCCCATCAAATTATGCAGCCCTTGAGGGCATTTTGTATTGCAAACACCATTTTGCCCAGCTTTTCAAGGAGAAAGGAAGCTACAACCAT
This DNA window, taken from Vitis riparia cultivar Riparia Gloire de Montpellier isolate 1030 chromosome 13, EGFV_Vit.rip_1.0, whole genome shotgun sequence, encodes the following:
- the LOC117928775 gene encoding LIM domain-containing protein WLIM2b, which translates into the protein MSFIGTQQKCKACLKTVYPVEQLSADGVVYHKSCFKCSHCNGTLKLSNYSSMEGVLYCKPHFEQLFKESGNFNKNFQSPAKSAEKLTPELTRSPSKAASMFSGTQEKCATCGKTAYPLEKVTVESQAYHKSCFKCSHGGCPISPSNYAALEGILYCKHHFAQLFKEKGSYNHLIKSASMKRSAASVPDA